The following proteins come from a genomic window of Panicum hallii strain FIL2 chromosome 8, PHallii_v3.1, whole genome shotgun sequence:
- the LOC112902271 gene encoding putative disease resistance RPP13-like protein 3 isoform X2, producing the protein MEVVTGALPSVITKLGELLIGEYNLQKGLKGEIRFLQSELESMKGALEKVSSTPADRLDIQDKIWARDLRELSYDIEDGIDTFMVRGQGKEQGNLHGIKKFIDRSVGLFRKAKIRHGMATEIRDIKTRVEEVAKRHGRYKINIDVAMPVMIDPRLFSQYTEAKELVGIDEARDELIKTLEEENEVSMQQHGKIVSIVGFGGLGKTTLAKAVYEKIRARFDCCAFVSVSQTPNLKKLFKGLLCDLGKTNNEETLDESRLIKVLREFLQEKRYFIVIDDIWDISVWKMIKCALPDNDVGYAIITTTRIFDVAEQAGGAYKLKPLSLNNSRKLLYRRIFGTENKYDNKGIEKCPNEELAEVSDRILKKCSGVPLAITTMASLLACKARNKIDWYEVYNSIGTGLENNLDVKNMRKILSFSYYELPCHLRTCLLYLSMFPEDFEIDKGRLIRMWIAEGFIQCEKHGKSLFELGESYLNELINRSMVQAIYDRHTGMPPSCRVHDMVLDLIRSLSTEENFIAVLSDMDSTSPSDTIRRLSLQNVKNSHIMAHATRSSLQHARSVVIFPSEFAQAPALGSFQVLRVLDLCECDLSQANSLKYLENLYQLRYLGLCETSISQLPGEIGNLQFLQTLDVRGNTISWLPSGVVQLTNLMFLYIDGSTKVPNGIGNLTCLEQLSSLYIDGSTINIVEELGQLAALRRLEIELDEWNNKVLECLRMLQKIQELDISVCSGERSISGLDAWTAPRHIRDLRIVHSCWFSTLPAWVNPSLVPDLTRLYIDVRELHQVDLEILGRLPALRSLWLEVDNKNLGILQGFVVGAGSFPCLVSCCFSQFVWPVVFQQGAMPRLRELYLLALFYVREARGIACSDGGLDLGLGNLPSLQWVAADLQCAGANKEKAEQAKAALTLAARMHPNHPNHDIHIQI; encoded by the exons ATGGAGGTGGTGACAGGTGCACTGCCAAGCGTTATCACCAAGCTGGGTGAACTTCTCATTGGCGAGTACAATCTGCAGAAGGGGCTGAAGGGGGAGATCAGGTTTCTCCAATCGGAGCTCGAGAGTATGAAGGGTGCCCTTGAGAAGGTCTCTAGCACACCGGCCGACCGGCTTGACATTCAAGACAAGATCTGGGCTAGGGATTTGAGGGAGCTGTCCTATGATATAGAGGACGGTATTGACACATTCATGGTCCGTGGGCAGGGTAAAGAGCAGGGCAATCTGCATGGCATCAAGAAGTTCATTGATAGAAGTGTTGGTTTGTTTAGAAAGGCCAAGATTCGCCATGGGATGGCCACTGAGATCAGAGACATCAAGACCCGTGTCGAAGAGGTAGCCAAGCGGCATGGAAGGTACAAGATCAACATTGATGTTGCTATGCCTGTCATGATCGATCCACGTTTATTCAGTCAGTACACGGAGGCGAAAGAGCTTGTTGGAATTGATGAGGCAAGAGATGAGCTAATTAAGACTCTAGAAGAAGAGAATGAAGTGTCCATGCAGCAGCATGGAAAGATAGTTTCCATTGTTGGATTTGGGGGACTGGGAAAGACAACTCTTGCAAAAGCAGTTTATGAAAAGATTAGAGCACGATTCGATTGTTGTGCTTTTGTTTCAGTGTCTCAAACTCCTAACTTGAAGAAATTATTCAAGGGCTTGCTTTGTGATCTTGGCAAAACAAATAATGAAGAAACATTGGATGAGAGTCGGCTTATAAAAGTACTCAGAGAATTCCTTCAAGAGAAAAG GTATTTCATTGTTATTGACGACATATGGGATATCTCAGTCTGGAAAATGATCAAATGTGCTTTGCCTGATAATGATGTTGGATACGCTATCATCACAACTACCCGTATTTTTGATGTTGCTGAACAAGCCGGTGGTGCTTACAAGCTGAAACCCCTTTCATTAAATAACTCTCGCAAGTTGCTGTATAGAAGAATATTTGGTACTGAAAACAAATACGATAATAAAGGCATAGAAAAATGTCCAAATGAGGAGCTGGCCGAAGTATCTGACAGAATACTAAAGAAATGTTCTGGAGTACCCTTAGCAATCACTACGATGGCAAGTCTGCTAGCTTGTAAAGCAAGAAATAAAATAGATTGGTATGAGGTGTACAATTCCATTGGTACTGGTCTGGAAAACAATCTAGATGTGAAGAATATGAGAAAGATTTTATCATTTAGCTATTATGAGCTGCCATGCCATCTAAGGACTTGCTTATTATATTTAAGCATGTTTCCAGAAGATTTTGAAATTGACAAGGGTCGTTTGATAAGGATGTGGATAGCTGAAGGTTTTATCCAATGTGAAAAACATGGGAAGAGTTTATTTGAACTCGGAGAGAGTTACCTCAATGAGCTCATAAATAGAAGTATGGTCCAAGCAATATATGACAGACACACTGGCATGCCACCTAGTTGTCGCGTACATGATATGGTGCTCGATCTTATCCGTTCCTTGTCAACTGAAGAAAACTTTATTGCTGTACTAAGTGATATGGATAGCACATCTCCATCAGATACGATTCGGAGGTTGTCCCTTCAAAATGTCAAGAACAGTCACATAATGGCTCATGCTACTAGGAGCTCGCTGCAACATGCAAGGTCAGTTGTTATCTTCCCATCTGAATTTGCTCAAGCGCCGGCTCTTGGGAGTTTTCAGGTTTTACGTGTACTGGATTTATGTGAATGTGATCTTTCACAAGCTAATAGTCTTAAGTACCTTGAAAATTTATATCAGTTGAGGTACTTGGGACTATGTGAGACAAGTATTTCTCAGCTCCCGGGAGAAATAGGGAACCTGCAGTTTCTGCAAACATTGGACGTAAGGGGCAATACTATTTCATGGTTGCCTTCGGGTGTTGTTCAGCTAACTAATTTGATGTTCCTATACATCGACGGGTCTACAAAAGTGCCGAATGGAATTGGAAACCTAACATGCCTTGAACAGCTGTCGTCGTTATACATTGATGGCTCCACCATAAATATTGTAGAAGAGTTGGGCCAGCTAGCTGCACTAAGGCGGCTGGAGATTGAATTGGACGAGTGGAACAACAAGGTGTTGGAGTGCCTACGCATGCTACAAAAGATCCAGGAACTAGATATCTCAGTCTGTTCTGGTGAACGTAGCATCAGTGGATTGGATGCCTGGACCGCCCCTCGACATATTCGTGATTTGCGTATAGTACACAGCTGTTGGTTTTCTACACTGCCGGCTTGGGTGAATCCATCACTTGTTCCGGATCTCACCCGCCTATATATCGATGTGAGGGAGCTGCATCAAGTCGATCTTGAAATCCTCGGGAGGTTGCCAGCTCTCCGCTCTCTGTGGCTGGAGGTGGACAACAAGAACCTCGGAATCCTTCAGGGATTCGTTGTTGGTGCTGGTTCCTTCCCGTGCCTTGTAAGTTGTTGCTTCTCGCAATTTGTATGGCCAGTGGTATTTCAACAAGGAGCTATGCCAAGGCTTAGAGAGCTTTACCTCTTGGCATTGTTTTATGTGCGGGAGGCAAGAGGAATTGCCTGCAGCGATGGTGGCCTCGACTTGGGCCTGGGGAACCTGCCATCGCTGCAATGGGTCGCAGCTGACCTCCAGTGTGCGGGCGCTAAcaaggagaaggcggagcaagcCAAGGCTGCACTGACGCTGGCAGCTAGAATGCATCCCAATCATCCCAACCATGATATACATATTCAAATATGA